A region from the Microcoleus sp. AS-A8 genome encodes:
- a CDS encoding HEAT repeat domain-containing protein produces MEASLILSIIALVGVGLTYWFLQEKIEKQKQRFRKRLQELEDRHESRILEIIESMQINYQVQLKQATEELKQQFEARLQETINFQPENDQNQTIQKTDELEEIYPAKLQNTINSLKENDKNQLLEQSTENTLIDSEDNLNFPVLEPPIPEIPSVETSFVSNLQGDEQVEQEVVAPLTPEIQPTPLEIPAVSTSSENSELGQEISDPWSEETQLTPIDTFVESTSPAFVEPEQDIVELSIQETQPTPIETDVESTASTVVEPEQDIVELSIQETQPTPIDTFVESTSSAVVEPEQDIVELSIQETQPTQIETSIESTSSAVVEPEQDIVELSIQETQPTQIETSPFSIFPENIELEEELRAQSNQEIQQEIDQALRELISVITPLTDSEDTAQSVNPTTSQKAQDITEKIIAMGKSSQVAYIPKLTEYVNHSDSRIRELVASSLGNIAAIQSQKPEVQRAIHLLGKLSRSPEPSVRQSAVEALGKIKSESVIPYLKQALRDSAPNVVKLASTAISKFKFYPINQGTKQTKMPAKILKR; encoded by the coding sequence ATGGAAGCATCTCTAATACTGTCAATTATAGCACTCGTCGGAGTCGGCTTAACCTACTGGTTCCTGCAAGAAAAAATCGAAAAGCAGAAGCAACGGTTTCGCAAAAGATTGCAAGAATTAGAAGATAGGCATGAGTCTCGAATTCTTGAAATTATCGAGTCTATGCAAATTAACTATCAGGTGCAATTAAAACAGGCGACTGAGGAATTAAAGCAACAGTTTGAGGCTCGTTTACAGGAAACAATCAACTTTCAGCCAGAAAATGACCAAAATCAGACAATCCAAAAGACTGATGAATTAGAAGAAATCTACCCTGCTAAACTGCAAAATACAATTAATTCATTAAAAGAAAATGATAAAAATCAACTCTTAGAGCAATCTACAGAGAATACTCTTATTGATTCAGAAGACAATCTAAATTTCCCTGTTCTAGAGCCGCCCATTCCGGAAATCCCATCCGTAGAAACCTCTTTTGTTAGTAATTTACAAGGCGATGAGCAGGTAGAACAAGAGGTTGTAGCGCCATTGACTCCGGAAATACAACCCACTCCCCTAGAAATTCCTGCGGTTAGTACTTCTTCAGAAAATTCTGAACTAGGACAAGAAATTTCAGATCCCTGGAGTGAGGAAACGCAACTAACCCCAATAGACACTTTTGTTGAGAGTACTTCTCCAGCGTTTGTTGAGCCAGAACAAGATATTGTCGAGTTGTCCATCCAGGAAACGCAACCAACCCCAATAGAAACTGATGTTGAGAGTACTGCTTCAACGGTTGTTGAGCCAGAACAAGATATTGTCGAGCTGTCCATCCAGGAAACACAACCAACCCCAATAGACACTTTTGTTGAGAGTACTTCTTCAGCGGTTGTTGAGCCAGAACAAGATATTGTCGAGTTGTCCATCCAGGAAACACAACCAACACAGATAGAAACCTCTATTGAGAGTACTTCTTCAGCGGTTGTTGAGCCAGAACAAGATATTGTCGAGTTGTCCATCCAGGAAACACAACCAACACAGATAGAAACCTCTCCCTTTAGTATTTTCCCCGAAAATATTGAACTCGAAGAGGAGCTTCGTGCCCAGTCCAATCAGGAAATTCAACAGGAAATCGATCAAGCACTAAGAGAACTCATTTCTGTGATTACTCCTCTAACAGATTCTGAGGATACGGCTCAAAGTGTCAACCCAACTACCAGCCAAAAAGCGCAAGATATCACTGAAAAAATAATAGCAATGGGAAAATCAAGTCAAGTTGCTTATATTCCCAAACTAACTGAGTACGTTAATCATTCCGATAGCCGTATTCGAGAATTAGTTGCATCATCATTAGGTAACATTGCGGCTATCCAAAGCCAGAAACCAGAAGTTCAAAGAGCAATCCATCTATTAGGAAAATTAAGCCGCTCTCCAGAACCGTCTGTGCGTCAGTCTGCTGTTGAAGCTCTCGGAAAGATTAAGAGTGAGTCCGTGATACCCTATCTCAAACAGGCATTGCGCGATTCAGCTCCCAATGTAGTTAAATTAGCTAGTACGGCCATCAGTAAATTTAAGTTTTATCCCATCAATCAAGGAACTAAACAAACTAAAATGCCTGCAAAAATACTCAAGCGTTAG
- a CDS encoding helix-turn-helix domain-containing protein encodes MAAQIRTRPFDNFRLAITDPLYFFGRCDLLSEIQRSPFEVRVILGGSRMGKTSALNGVRLHFLDTGSQKSFRAFPILFDFQREQPKSLENFLYLLIARLREAIANPQQEPSSESNWRQTYRRFLRQLSGAEVGIFGIKLNVTNPNQERCLVQEDFRQDLLAIIKQLQKHEFEGVCFLFDGAEFIISQDWANHAWSYLRWLKDMDTAISPFLGLVLSGYRDLKNYQQRTGSPLLNIAKVEWLSLLTESEIRTLIARRCENEQIQLTEQVVNAVIVWAGCHPYLTQQMLNAIFDNRRLDKSRSPKDLIRHLIRQQHDKDFSALWDGKTKSYGFSEKEQAVYLALVKQRQGSGETLASQVQLSFGEVEDTLEVLAGTGVIRQLDDERYAVGAKLFEQWVAQDRRLP; translated from the coding sequence ATGGCAGCTCAAATAAGAACTCGCCCCTTTGATAACTTTAGACTAGCAATCACCGACCCCCTCTACTTCTTCGGACGCTGCGATTTACTTTCAGAAATTCAGCGATCGCCCTTTGAGGTGCGGGTTATTTTGGGTGGAAGTCGTATGGGCAAAACTAGCGCTCTCAATGGTGTCCGATTACATTTTCTAGACACTGGAAGCCAAAAGTCTTTTCGAGCATTTCCCATTTTGTTTGACTTCCAACGAGAGCAACCTAAAAGCCTGGAGAACTTTCTCTATCTTCTAATTGCCCGATTGCGGGAAGCAATTGCTAACCCTCAACAAGAACCCAGCTCAGAATCGAATTGGCGACAAACCTACCGCCGATTCTTGAGGCAATTATCAGGAGCAGAAGTTGGAATCTTTGGAATCAAACTCAACGTCACAAATCCAAACCAGGAACGTTGCTTAGTTCAAGAAGACTTTCGCCAAGATTTACTAGCAATTATCAAGCAACTACAGAAGCATGAATTTGAAGGAGTTTGCTTCCTGTTCGATGGAGCAGAATTTATCATCAGCCAAGATTGGGCGAATCATGCTTGGAGTTATCTGCGATGGTTAAAGGATATGGACACTGCCATCAGCCCCTTTTTGGGGCTGGTATTATCTGGTTATCGTGACTTAAAAAATTACCAGCAGCGCACGGGTTCCCCATTGTTGAATATTGCTAAAGTCGAGTGGTTAAGCCTATTAACTGAATCAGAAATACGGACACTGATTGCCCGTCGTTGTGAGAATGAGCAAATTCAGCTTACTGAACAGGTAGTGAATGCAGTTATAGTGTGGGCAGGGTGTCATCCCTACTTAACCCAACAGATGCTCAACGCTATCTTTGATAATCGCCGTCTGGACAAATCTCGCTCTCCCAAGGATTTAATCCGTCACCTGATTAGGCAGCAGCACGATAAAGATTTTTCAGCTTTGTGGGACGGCAAGACAAAGAGTTATGGCTTCAGTGAAAAGGAGCAAGCAGTTTATCTAGCACTGGTTAAACAAAGGCAGGGAAGCGGTGAAACTTTAGCATCACAAGTTCAGCTAAGTTTTGGAGAAGTGGAAGATACGCTTGAGGTGCTTGCAGGCACTGGTGTAATTCGGCAGTTAGATGATGAGCGGTATGCAGTGGGCGCAAAGCTCTTTGAGCAGTGGGTTGCACAGGATAGACGCTTACCTTAG
- a CDS encoding KAP family NTPase encodes MGLDLPRFYRACNPSKPLVMGKSEDRQYYIDFSSVRGKKIIESLKRTITLISPDEPTCQLFTGHIGCGKSTELLKLKAELEQEGFLVVYFESSQDLDMADVDVTDILLSIAGQVSESLEQIKIKLKPGYFANLFTEIADFLQTPIDFETEAELSIGIGKITAKTKESPKLRRRLREYLEPRTAGILQSINNELLDRATTELKRRGQAGLVVIVDNLDRLDIRTLPSGRTQPEYLFVDRGEQLRKLNCHVVYTIPLSLNFSNDCETLKNRLGGGIPPTILPMVPVQRRDGTECEEGMALLRQMVMVRAFPNESTEKQLQLITSVFDTHHTLDRLCRISGGHVRNLMGLLFGCLRHENPPISRECLESVIRESRDYLTSSIDENEWKLLFQVVQNQTVRGDTEYTTLLRSMFVFEYRDKDGTWFGLNPALAETQQFKLWLKHNDHQRLRYTTNAP; translated from the coding sequence ATGGGACTCGATCTACCGAGATTTTATAGAGCCTGTAATCCCAGCAAACCCCTCGTCATGGGGAAGAGTGAAGACCGACAGTACTATATTGATTTTTCCTCAGTCCGAGGCAAAAAAATCATTGAGTCACTGAAGCGAACGATTACCCTAATTTCGCCAGATGAGCCAACCTGTCAATTATTTACAGGACATATTGGTTGTGGAAAATCCACAGAATTGCTCAAACTAAAAGCCGAGTTAGAGCAAGAAGGGTTCCTGGTGGTTTATTTTGAGTCGTCTCAAGACTTAGACATGGCTGACGTGGATGTGACAGATATTTTGCTGAGCATCGCCGGTCAGGTGAGTGAAAGTCTGGAGCAAATTAAAATTAAACTCAAACCCGGTTACTTTGCCAATTTGTTTACAGAAATTGCCGATTTCTTGCAAACCCCGATTGACTTTGAAACCGAGGCCGAGTTATCCATTGGAATTGGCAAAATTACAGCCAAAACCAAAGAAAGTCCCAAACTGCGACGGCGCTTGAGGGAATATTTGGAACCTCGCACAGCGGGGATTTTACAATCCATTAACAACGAACTTCTCGATCGCGCCACAACCGAACTGAAGCGACGGGGACAAGCGGGATTAGTCGTGATTGTAGACAACCTCGATCGCCTGGATATTCGCACCCTCCCCTCCGGACGCACACAACCGGAGTATCTTTTTGTGGATCGGGGGGAACAGTTGCGAAAACTCAATTGTCATGTGGTTTATACGATTCCCCTGTCGTTGAACTTCTCCAATGATTGCGAAACCCTGAAAAATCGTTTAGGGGGTGGCATCCCTCCCACAATCTTGCCGATGGTGCCGGTGCAACGGCGGGATGGCACAGAATGTGAAGAGGGTATGGCGCTTTTACGGCAGATGGTGATGGTGAGAGCCTTCCCCAACGAGTCAACGGAAAAACAGCTACAGTTGATCACATCCGTGTTTGATACTCACCATACACTAGACCGCTTGTGCCGTATTAGTGGGGGTCATGTGCGGAACTTAATGGGGTTGCTGTTTGGTTGCCTCAGACATGAAAATCCACCGATCTCGCGTGAGTGTTTGGAGAGCGTGATTCGAGAAAGCCGCGATTACTTAACCTCATCTATTGATGAGAATGAGTGGAAGTTGCTGTTTCAGGTGGTGCAAAATCAAACCGTCCGGGGAGATACAGAATACACAACCCTGTTGCGTAGCATGTTTGTATTTGAATACCGCGACAAGGATGGAACGTGGTTTGGACTCAATCCGGCTTTAGCAGAGACGCAGCAATTTAAATTATGGTTGAAACACAACGACCATCAGAGGTTGCGGTATACAACGAACGCTCCTTAA
- a CDS encoding AAA family ATPase, with amino-acid sequence MFSLWRSLIMEATPSVPKDPNLKRTVTEILRQDVSALLLVMWDQWNDVFRRTLSPDERALVRQLRTTRNNWAHNHTFSEKETFRALDRMEELLRAIDASEQADIILKWIENPPPPPPPPSQMRTIAIHAAKGGVGKTTLVVNLAYELAKKGKRVLVVDLDDSANTSLLLGVNKADLIEQANDLEEIEQVLHSFGNRPELIDFLIESAGKDFKANKYIHSSSFNNYLNNQGTLDVIPSSYRTKVQELLISTHPRKRLDWGLKCLTGQYDFVIIDTPPTKDVISDNGLYAAQYLLIPSQMEYLSIYGIFEPLRRSKLIQEQTNQKGGNILGIVPMMTDAKLVLHKRIKKLVENTFPDIKVFSDVKRFTHVGMALSSRQPVSVYSKQNNQVPSEIGNMFSEITEELLKEIQVIESKKTK; translated from the coding sequence GTGTTCAGTTTATGGCGATCGCTGATTATGGAGGCAACGCCCAGTGTACCGAAAGATCCGAATCTGAAGCGCACTGTTACAGAAATTTTGCGGCAGGATGTTTCTGCTCTGCTGTTAGTGATGTGGGATCAATGGAATGATGTCTTCCGAAGAACTCTCAGTCCTGATGAACGTGCCTTGGTTAGACAACTACGCACTACCCGCAACAACTGGGCACACAATCATACATTCTCTGAGAAAGAGACTTTTCGTGCCCTTGACAGAATGGAGGAACTTCTCCGCGCAATCGATGCCTCTGAACAAGCAGACATAATTCTTAAATGGATTGAAAATCCACCACCACCGCCGCCACCTCCTTCCCAAATGCGTACAATTGCGATTCATGCAGCCAAGGGAGGCGTTGGTAAAACTACTTTAGTCGTGAATCTTGCCTATGAACTCGCAAAAAAGGGTAAACGGGTTTTAGTTGTTGACCTGGATGATTCAGCCAATACCAGTCTATTGTTAGGAGTTAACAAAGCTGATCTAATTGAGCAGGCTAATGATTTAGAAGAAATTGAGCAGGTTTTACATTCTTTTGGTAATAGACCCGAACTGATAGATTTTTTGATAGAATCGGCTGGAAAAGATTTTAAGGCGAACAAGTACATACACTCCAGTTCGTTTAACAACTATTTGAATAACCAGGGTACACTCGACGTAATACCTAGCAGTTATAGAACTAAAGTTCAGGAATTACTGATTAGTACTCATCCAAGGAAAAGACTGGACTGGGGGCTTAAATGTCTGACAGGTCAGTACGATTTTGTCATCATTGATACACCTCCTACTAAAGATGTCATTAGCGATAACGGACTGTATGCTGCTCAATATTTGTTAATTCCATCTCAGATGGAATACCTTTCCATTTATGGAATATTTGAGCCACTAAGAAGGTCAAAATTAATTCAAGAACAGACAAACCAAAAGGGAGGTAATATTCTTGGTATCGTACCGATGATGACAGATGCTAAACTTGTCCTTCACAAAAGAATCAAAAAACTCGTAGAAAACACGTTTCCTGATATTAAAGTCTTTTCGGATGTCAAGCGTTTCACCCATGTAGGAATGGCTTTATCCTCTCGCCAACCCGTATCGGTGTATTCTAAGCAAAATAACCAAGTTCCTAGTGAGATCGGGAATATGTTCTCAGAAATTACCGAAGAATTGTTGAAAGAAATTCAAGTAATTGAAAGTAAGAAAACTAAATAA
- a CDS encoding AAA family ATPase, producing the protein MKLDLQKFYKACNPSITVSVGDAEERKYYIDFSPVRGGKIIQEFGRTITRLAPNEPTCQLFTGHIGCGKSTELLLLKAELERQGSHVVYFDSSKDLVMADVDVTDILLAIARKVTESLEQAKVNLKPRGFRALLQGVTELMQTEIELSAEGSVPGLGEIKASTEGELSLGFGLGKISAKAKNSPKFRSQLRQYLEPRTDGILDAINQELLEPAIQELKKQGKTGLVVIVDSLDRVDNTLKPTGRLQPEYLFVDRGEQLKQLNCHVVYTIPLVLIFSNEWGRLRNRFGVDPKLLPMVRVRSRDDSECKHGMELLRQMVLARAFPDVLPAQRLQFITEVFDSSETLDRLCLVSGGHPRNLLGLMYGCLQQQDPPFSRECLEEIIRRQRDALVRAVDDDEWELLRQVGHNQMVRGEDEYQTLLRSLFVFEYQDDQGGWFRINPILGEAKQLKSEV; encoded by the coding sequence ATGAAACTCGACTTGCAGAAATTTTACAAGGCATGTAATCCCAGCATCACCGTATCGGTGGGGGATGCCGAGGAGCGGAAGTATTATATCGATTTCTCCCCGGTTCGGGGTGGCAAGATTATCCAAGAGTTTGGACGAACGATTACCCGCCTGGCTCCCAATGAGCCAACGTGCCAATTATTTACAGGGCATATTGGCTGTGGGAAATCGACCGAGTTGTTACTCCTCAAAGCCGAGTTAGAAAGGCAAGGCTCTCATGTCGTCTACTTCGACTCCAGCAAAGACTTGGTGATGGCGGACGTTGACGTAACCGATATTTTGCTAGCCATTGCTCGCAAAGTAACGGAAAGTTTGGAGCAAGCTAAAGTCAATCTCAAACCACGAGGCTTCAGGGCGTTACTGCAAGGCGTAACCGAATTAATGCAAACAGAAATTGAACTTTCGGCAGAAGGTTCTGTGCCTGGATTAGGAGAAATTAAGGCGAGTACAGAAGGAGAACTTTCCCTCGGTTTCGGTCTGGGTAAAATCTCAGCAAAAGCTAAAAATAGCCCTAAATTTCGTTCCCAACTCAGGCAATATTTAGAACCGCGCACCGATGGCATTTTAGACGCGATTAACCAAGAGTTATTAGAACCTGCCATCCAAGAACTCAAGAAACAGGGAAAAACCGGTTTAGTCGTGATTGTTGATAGCCTCGACCGGGTTGATAACACGTTAAAACCGACAGGTCGCCTTCAGCCCGAGTATCTGTTTGTAGACCGGGGCGAACAGCTCAAACAGCTGAATTGTCATGTTGTTTATACGATTCCCCTGGTGTTAATTTTTTCCAACGAATGGGGGAGGCTACGCAATCGCTTTGGTGTAGACCCGAAATTGTTGCCGATGGTGCGGGTGCGATCGCGCGATGACAGCGAATGTAAGCATGGGATGGAACTATTGAGGCAAATGGTACTCGCCAGAGCCTTCCCGGATGTTTTACCTGCACAACGCCTACAATTCATAACAGAGGTGTTTGATTCCTCTGAAACCTTAGACCGTCTTTGTCTAGTTAGTGGCGGACATCCCCGGAATTTGTTAGGGCTAATGTATGGCTGTCTTCAGCAGCAAGACCCTCCTTTTTCTCGTGAGTGTTTGGAAGAAATCATTAGAAGACAACGCGATGCTCTCGTTCGTGCCGTTGATGATGATGAATGGGAATTGTTACGGCAAGTCGGACACAACCAAATGGTGAGAGGAGAGGACGAATACCAAACTCTATTACGCAGTTTGTTTGTCTTTGAATATCAGGATGATCAAGGGGGATGGTTTCGTATTAACCCCATCTTAGGAGAAGCCAAACAACTCAAGTCTGAAGTGTGA
- a CDS encoding helix-turn-helix domain-containing protein translates to MGLVRLRIREFADEKGWTLKEVSDRSGLVYSTVRHYARSPGMAMIDYTAIYKLARTFDVMIEDLVEILQE, encoded by the coding sequence ATGGGCTTAGTGAGGTTGCGGATTCGAGAGTTTGCAGATGAAAAAGGATGGACTCTCAAAGAAGTATCTGACCGCTCTGGGCTAGTCTACAGTACGGTAAGGCACTATGCCCGATCTCCGGGAATGGCAATGATAGACTATACTGCCATCTACAAGTTGGCACGGACGTTTGATGTGATGATTGAGGACTTGGTTGAGATTTTGCAGGAGTAG